From a single Camarhynchus parvulus chromosome 6, STF_HiC, whole genome shotgun sequence genomic region:
- the ZNF518A gene encoding zinc finger protein 518A produces the protein MSSEQEHFFCDRKQITFLKHNAMKNFSTNITLKKELVSDPTSMTIQPAILDVNLAYGLKNVKIELPKVNIPNEVLMKHEVDRFRKLFQCKHQTARKSLSLEKISGSNLSCSEGSHLQIKPEVQFEEGLKTAAKILNFTCTKCKDNIRYSPNDLQKHFQLLHYGELPLYPCEMCNFSANDFQSFKQHRRIHRSTLVKCELCNDEQIYTLLALTKHFISKHCVNGHFQCEKCGFSTYDVGTFVQHIHKHKEIPYKCGKCHQENFTEEELQNHLLVHTSMFSFGCPYCSYSTSRKDYLLKHIIALHRDHLIAKEKLEKDKYEKRIVKTPAGLKLVLRRYKMGASKKPLWRRKKISSGSDSAGEENIEVLRNVNKIQPNAEELNQCMRDVETNEEKHQGKYTEKHHFMGGMLSATTAQYNKADDGTSYGLGLLKSAVHGPTVMMFKNNKISVPANYSAKFMGFKMVDGKQHIVIKLLPTSKQNDYLLGQKVDPVKDGSATPLLQTADPCGLSSGAIPHVSDQSTLKNNCVHPLTSPPFSCPAPHSGKTKVEKQNNSLLYGRSVSETVAPSNIAEGKGPNCLPMKLDSTVPPHEAVTKVGAQTSISWGSFCPSGNPQVLSPAITNTLHDDPMKMPYFPKQKMQNGGLNNSNGTNLCYSTSVDSSNEGLLSFHNYSKVDSLDNPCSIWTSTDDRYSEFSKRGSFQNSGNEIPSSHSESMKGLKAEKVVSAQSNINKTYKHINTKNNSVSFKSQSQCGVDSECFTEDEHHGRQYLDTNTEQGFRNVAEKFQENASDGVNSFIMPKITSVFSLQSEQAANYLSPEINQLLQDVLKVKTTSQQEFHSKTNCVQLRSDKLLSGPETGSAACVRLKSSATACGFQRPPPNVHFPLCEREFNTRCSTNEGTCCGRERQTPKTSLDSQDVDKLSRTPGVGTLLKTPTDEFTQQVVKDKVLSATQNPSGFSPALPVLQEQKKALFVQSLPSRFFVPFHLSNQSRQQVVSGKSLPSTSSSDVTKGVPASCVSNKGPGMILTFSGAVGTVANAANDSSQVLGGIASREFGKIPALEVKGENGNFRNLRSSCNGEVCGTVNYSLNSMPFKAPLVVTNSSESSVKATSSVKVLPEHQDAGFGSLESVKQQEIKQEQHVYALSSDGQQGVFLKCLTPNKPVVHKPIFFQDNAHQNCQPKKTGAMQQHPLLKIRTCTSDTLSDNTQSVSNSVPSLQVDNLQSLTPALAQKQTNLSFNDALNLPGGLMPANASLASSNPACRVPPVEPVYSAKSGGTQLQKCSIKSTQVVAANKRNNSGCQKSTWSTQNRTAKVKPGLKQAGSKSSGTVGGQRNKNFKRKRKASCPEPPRKKAMLHRKCKEKNQAEVVSESGSPYKPRASKKTVRTLKLLPFNSNQLVKCPRRNQPVVVLNHPDADVPEVVNLMKTVAKFKGHVLKVLLSKRTVEALLQPDFCNPLDVTTDNFSQKRYRTIKPLNPVKERFVLKLTLKKTSKNNYQIVKTTSNNTLKAKFSCWFCGRIFDNQDNWVGHGQRHLMEATRDWNSLTK, from the coding sequence ATGTCATCTGAACAGGAACACTTTTTTTGCGACAGAAAGCAAATCACtttcttaaaacacaatgcTATGAAGAATTTTTCTACAAACATTACTTTGAAGAAAGAACTGGTGAGTGATCCTACAAGTATGACGATTCAACCAGCAATTTTAGATGTCAATCTCGCTTATGGACTAAAAAACGTGAAGATTGAATTGCCCAAGGTGAACATTCCAAATGAAGTATTAATGAAACATGAAGTTGATAGGTTTAGAAAACTCTTTCAGTGTAAGCATCAAACTGCTAGGAAATCCTTAAGTCTAGAGAAAATAAGTGGAAGCAATCTCAGTTGTTCAGAAGGAAGCCACTTGCAAATTAAGCCAGAAGTGCAATTCGAAGAAGGATTGAAAACTGCAGCAAAGATACTGAATTTCACTTGTACGAAGTGCAAGGATAACATTAGATACAGCCCAAATGAcctacagaaacattttcagctGTTACACTATGGTGAGTTGCCTCTGTATCCTTGTGAGATGTGCAACTTCTCAGCTAATGACTTTCAGTCTTTCAAACAGCACAGACGCATCCATCGTAGCACTTTAGTAAAATGTGAGCTCTGTAATGATGAGCAGATATACACTTTGTTGGCTTTGACAAAACACTTCATATCAAAGCATTGTGTAAATGGACACtttcagtgtgaaaaatgtGGGTTTTCTACCTATGATGTGGGTACGTTTGTTCAGCACATTCACAAACATAAGGAGATTCCCTATAAATGTGGAAAATGCCATCAAGAAAACTTTACAGAAGAGGAGCTCCAAAATCATCTCCTTGTTCATACCagtatgttttcttttggttgtcCTTATTGCAGTTACAGCACATCACGGAAAGATTATCTTTTAAAACACATCATAGCTTTACACAGAGACCACttaattgcaaaagaaaaactggaaaaggataaatatgaaaaaagaatAGTAAAGACTCCAGCAGGACTGAAGCTTGTGTTAAGGAGGTATAAAATGGGAGCATCAAAAAAACCACTCTGGAGACGGAAGAAGATAAGCAGTGGAAGTGACAgtgctggagaagaaaatataGAAGTGCTAAGAAATGTGAATAAAATTCAGCCAAATGCTGAGGAGCTGAACCAGTGTATGAGAGACGTGGAAACAAATGAAGAGAAGCATCAAGGTAAATACACGGAAAAGCATCATTTCATGGGTGGAATGCTCTCTGCTACTACTGCACAATACAATAAGGCAGATGATGGCACAAGTTATGGCCTGGGATTATTGAAAAGTGCTGTTCATGGGCCAACAGTAATgatgtttaaaaacaataaaatatccGTACCAGCAAATTACAGTGCGAAATTTATGGGCTTTAAAATGGTAGATGGAAAACAACATATTGTTATAAAATTACTACCTACAAGTAAGCAAAATGACTATTTGTTGGGTCAGAAAGTTGATCCTGTTAAAGATGGTTCTGCAACTCCTTTGCTACAGACTGCTGATCCCTGTGGCTTGTCTTCAGGTGCTATACCACATGTAAGTGATCAGTCGACTTTAAAGAACAATTGTGTTCATCCATTAACTTCCCCTCCGTtttcctgtcctgctcctcattcaggaaaaacaaaagtggaaaaacaaaataactccTTATTGTACGGTAGGAGTGTTTCTGAAACTGTAGCACCTTCTAATATAGCTGAAGGAAAAGGTCCAAATTGTTTGCCAATGAAGCTGGACTCAACTGTACCTCCACATGAAGCAGTAACAAAAGTTGGAGCTCAAACTAGTATCTCATGGGGAAGCTTTTGTCCTTCAGGTAATCCTCAGGTATTATCACCCGCTATTACAAATACCCTTCATGACGACCCTATGAAAATGCCCTACTTTCctaaacagaaaatgcaaaatggtGGCCTGAATAATAGCAATGGAACTAATCTCTGTTATTCAACCTCAGTGGATTCATCTAATGAAGGGTTGTTGTCTTTTCACAACTATTCCAAAGTGGACTCTTTGGATAATCCATGTAGCATTTGGACGTCTACAGATGACAGGTACAGCGAATTTAGCAAAAGAGGTTCTTTTCAAAACAGTGGAAATGAAATTCCATCTTCACATTCAGAGTCGATGAAAGGtttgaaagcagagaaagtTGTGTCCGCCCAatcaaatattaataaaacttACAAACACATAAACACTAAGAATAACTCTGTGTCTTTTAAAAGCCAATCTCAATGTGGTGTTGACAGCGAGTGTTTTACAGAGGACGAGCATCATGGCCGACAGTATTTGGACACTAACACAGAGCAAGGCTTTCGGAACGTAGCTGAGAAATTCCAGGAGAATGCCTCTGATGGTGTTAACTCTTTCATAATGCCTAAAATCACATCTGTTTTCTCATTACAAAGTGAGCAGGCAGCTAATTATTTATCGCCTGAGATAAACCAATTATTGCAAGATGtgttaaaagtaaaaacaacTTCTCAGCAGGAGTTCCACAGCAAGACTAACTGCGTCCAACTTCGTTCTGATAAGCTGCTTTCTGGTCCTGAGACTGGGAGTGCAGCCTGCGTGCGTTTAAAAAGCTCTGCAACTGCGTGTGGTTTTCAGAGGCCTCCTCCTAATGTACACTTCCCTTTATGTGAGAGAGAGTTCAACACAAGATGTAGCACAAATGAAGGTACATGTTGTGGGAGAGAAAGACAGACACCCAAAACATCACTTGATTCACAGGATGTGGACAAATTATCCAGAACTCCGGGTGTTGGTACATTGCTAAAAACTCCTACAGATGAGTTTACACAGCAGGTAGTAAAAGATAAAGTACTGTCTGCAACTCAAAATCCTAGCGGCTTTTCACCAGCTTTGCCTGTTCTTCAAGAACAAAAGAAAGCCCTTTTTGTTCAGTCCCTTCCGTCACgattttttgttcctttccaCCTTTCTAACCAATCTAGGCAGCAGGTCGTGTCAGGAAAATCTCTTCCATCAACCAGTTCATCAGATGTTACTAAAGGTGTACCTGCATCTTGTGTTTCAAATAAAGGACCTGGAATGATTTTGACTTTTAGCGGGGCAGTTGGAACAGTTGCAAATGCCGCTAATGATAGTTCTCAGGTTTTAGGGGGAATTGCATCcagagaatttgggaaaatacCAGCTTTAGAAGTGAAGGGGGAAAATGGCAATTTTAGAAATTTAAGAAGTTCCTGTAATGGGGAAGTATGTGGTACAGTAAATTACTCGTTGAATAGTATGCCATTCAAAGCACCTCTTGTAGTTACAAACTCATCAGAGTCGTCTGTGAAGGCAACTTCTTCTGTGAAGGTGTTACCAGAGCACCAGGATGCTGGTTTTGGTTCTTTGGAGTCAGTAAAGCAACAGGAAATTAAACAGGAACAACATGTTTATGCACTTTCGTCTGATGGACAGCAGGgagtttttctgaaatgtttgacACCAAACAAGCCTGTAGTTcataaaccaattttttttcaggataatGCTCATCAGAATTGTCAACCAAAGAAAACTGGAGCCATGCAACAACATCCTTTGCTGAAAATAAGAACTTGTACTTCAGACACACTGTCTGATAACACTCAGTCAGTAAGCAACTCGGTGCCCTCACTACAGGTGGATAACTTGCAGTCCCTTACTCCTGCACTAGCACAGAAACAAACTAATCTTAGTTTTAATGATGCCTTAAACTTACCAGGTGGGTTAATGCCAGCAAATGCCTCTTTGGCAAGCTCTAATCCAGCATGTCGTGTTCCTCCTGTAGAACCTGTTTATTCTGCTAAATCTGGAGGGACACAGTTGCAGAAATGTTCTATCAAGAGTACGCAAGTAGTAGCTGCTAACAAGAGGAATAACTCTGGTTGTCAGAAGTCCACATGGAGCACCCAAAACAGAACTGCAAAAGTAAAACCTGGTTTAAAACAAGCTGGATCTAAAAGTTCGGGAACTGTGGGTGGGCAAAGAAACAAGAATTTCAAACGTAAAAGGAAGGCTAGTTGCCCAGAACCTCCTAGAAAGAAAGCAATGTTGCACAGAAAGTGTAAAGAAAAGAATCAAGCTGAAGTTGTTAGTGAATCAGGTAGCCCTTACAAACCAAGGGCATCAAAAAAAACTGTAAGGACTTTGAAATTACTCCCTTTTAATTCTAACCAGCTTGTAAAATGCCCCCGGAGAAATCAACCAGTTGTTGTGCTAAACCATCCTGATGCAGATGTTCCAGAAGTTGTAAATCTAATGAAAACTGTTGCTAAATTTAAGGGCCATGTTCTTAAGGTTTTATTGTCAAAAAGAACCGTTGAAGCTCTTCTTCAACCAGACTTCTGCAATCCTTTGGATGTAACTACTGataatttttctcagaaaagatACAGGACAATAAAACCCCTTAACCCTGTCAAAGAAAGATTTGTCTTAAAATTGACACTGAAAAAGACTAGCAAAAACAATTACCAGATTGTGAAAACTACCTCCAATAATACCTTGAAAGCTAAGTTTagctgctggttttgtggtAGAATATTTGACAATCAGGATAATTGGGTAGGACATGGACAGAGGCATCTGATGGAGGCTACTCGAGATTGGAATTCATTAACGAAATGA